Part of the Cyanobacteria bacterium QS_8_64_29 genome is shown below.
CCGGCTTTGAGACAGGCGGGCGCAATGCGCGCATTACGGCTCAACTCGCGACATGGGCTGATCGCGATGGCACCGGCCGGGTAGTTGACTCCTCGACCCTGTTTGCCCTGCCCAACGGCGCGCGGCGATCGCCGGATGCGGCCTGGATTAGCAACCAGCGGATCGCTGCCCTAACCCAAAAACAGCGCCAAGGCATCCCCCCGCTAGTCCCTGACTTGGTTGTTGAGCTAGCTAGCCCCAGCGACTTGGCGATCCAGCGTTACGCGGACTTGCAGACCAAAATGCAGGAATATATTGACAATGGGACACAGTTGGGTTGGCTAATTGAGCCCGAGACCCAACGCGTGGAGATTTACCGGCCGGGACAGCAAGCCAGCATCCTTGAAGCGCCCCAAACGCTCTCAGGCGAGGACATCCTGCCGGGCTTTGAGCTGGATCTGAGCGCCATTTGGTCGCGCTAGGTCCCATTGGGCGCGGCGGCACTGGGCCAGAAGTTCTCATCGATTGCCTGCTCCGGTGCAAACGGCGGTGAGGCGGGGAATCGTTCCAGCGGTAGCTCGGTTTCGTCAGCAGCCAGCTGGCGCGCAATGGCGTATTCGTCCTCAAATTGGGCTTGTAGGTGAAGCCGGAGGCTGGGACTATCAGTGAGCTGACGGCGAATCCGCCGGCGGTGCTCTCGGATGGTCGCCCGCCAGCTTCCCGTACGCTGCTCGGGTTGGCAGTGCCACTTGAGTAGGTGTTGCAACACCACGCGCAAATTGCTCTCCAGTGCCCGCTTTTCGCTACGGCCCATATCGGCCAGTTCTTCAATCAGATTGGCGCAATCGAGGGCATCGTATGCCCCGTCGCACAAACGGACGATCGTCTCGTCCAGCCAGCGGAGGTAGTCCGTTTGGTAGAGCTGGGCGAGGTCTTGGGTTGGGCGCATGGCGGCAAGCAGCGCTCGCAAGGGATAGCGCAATCCTAGCGCGGCCGGAAACGCGGCTGCGGCTAAGCTGGATCGCACCGAGGTCATGCCTAAGGCGCTGCCATGCCTGCTATTGAAGTTCCGGAGCGCTTCCAGCTCACCCCCGAGCAGTTCGATCACCTGGCGCTGGCCAATGAGACAGTGCGGCTGGAGCTAACGGCCCAAGGGGAACTGCTGGTCATGCCCCCAACGGGCGGAACGTCCAGCCAGCGCAACTTCGAGCTTTATCTGGATCTGGGGAATTGGAACCGCCGGACCCGGCTTGGCGTTGCCTTCGATTCCAATGGCGTGTTTGCCCTGCCTAATGGGGCACGGCGATCGCCTGACGTGTCCTGGGTGGCGCTAAGCCGCTGGCAGGCCCTAACGGCCGAGGAACAAGCAGGCTTTGCGCCCTTAGCGCCCGACTTTGTTATCGAACTCGCCAGCCCCAGTGACCTGGCGGTCCAGCGCTACGCGGACTTGCAGGCCAAAATGCAGGAATACATCGATAATGGAACGCGGTTGGGTTGGCTGCTCGAGCCCGAGACCCAGCGCGTGGAAATTTACCGACCGGGGCAGCAAGCTACCATCCTTGAAGCGCCCCAAACGCTCTCGGGCGAGGACGTGCTGCCAGGCTTTGAGCTGGATCTGAGCGCCGTCTGGTAGCGCCAGGCTCCCTTGATCGCGCCATCAACCGTCGCTGGGCCACCAGTCCGGGT
Proteins encoded:
- a CDS encoding Uma2 family endonuclease — translated: MPAIEVPERFQLTPEQFDHLALANETVRLELTAQGELLVMPPTGGTSSQRNFELYLDLGNWNRRTRLGVAFDSNGVFALPNGARRSPDVSWVALSRWQALTAEEQAGFAPLAPDFVIELASPSDLAVQRYADLQAKMQEYIDNGTRLGWLLEPETQRVEIYRPGQQATILEAPQTLSGEDVLPGFELDLSAVW
- a CDS encoding DUF29 domain-containing protein, translated to MRPTQDLAQLYQTDYLRWLDETIVRLCDGAYDALDCANLIEELADMGRSEKRALESNLRVVLQHLLKWHCQPEQRTGSWRATIREHRRRIRRQLTDSPSLRLHLQAQFEDEYAIARQLAADETELPLERFPASPPFAPEQAIDENFWPSAAAPNGT
- a CDS encoding Uma2 family endonuclease, producing MPAIEIPERFQLTPEQFDRLAPANETVRLELTATGELLVMPPTGFETGGRNARITAQLATWADRDGTGRVVDSSTLFALPNGARRSPDAAWISNQRIAALTQKQRQGIPPLVPDLVVELASPSDLAIQRYADLQTKMQEYIDNGTQLGWLIEPETQRVEIYRPGQQASILEAPQTLSGEDILPGFELDLSAIWSR